Part of the Melitaea cinxia chromosome 14, ilMelCinx1.1, whole genome shotgun sequence genome is shown below.
AAAATCAGTTTTTCactattttcagtttttttatttcatatttccaCCAGTTTCCTAAGCTCGAAtgatgtatattataaaaattgtagaatataaaatttgcgacaaattatttaaaaaaaaaaatgatttatacgCTCAACCTTTTTGAGATTGAGGGCGGAGAACCACTCAGTAGCAGTACTCAGCAATAGGAACTCAGTGTAATGCAAGGTAAACCGTAAATCTCAGTGAATAATACCTTGTATAaagttgttaaattaattaaatttgtataatttattagtaaactagcgacccgccccgccTTCGCACTGttgtaaaaactatcagtgttcctctactatattatcattatcatcatcatcacttcagcctatcgcagtccactgctggacataggcctccacaagttcacgccaaaatggcgtgaactcatgcgttttgcccatagtcactataTTATGagtctattataaatataaaccttccCCGTGAATCATTCtacttactaaagaaaaccgcatcaaaatccgttgcgtagttttaaagatctaagcatacaaacaGCGGGAAGTTAtttaaagaacaataataataattttcttctgTTTTTCTTCATCGTTATTTTCCGggactttaatttttaatttaatttttatttattatagcctTCGTTTTTTTGAGTCATTGTTTTCAGGCTTTTTAGAGTTGGACGTACCTACATTTCAAAGattcattcatttttacaatatatttgtaaacatatcatatttatattatagtagactatatttatatatgatagTGATGAATTTATTCGTTGCAAGATTtcgaaatatttacataatggCTCCAATGACGAACTTCTAATCACACGCAGTTATGTTATGTTCATAACgtccttattttaatattctattaattttacattCCGTTAAAATTCTTCtgatttctatgtatttttaagcgaattcaaaaaaggaggacgttctcaattcgacatattttttatgtgcgTTACGTCATCCCTCAGGATCCTCCTGCCGTTAAGCTACCCAAGCACCGCACTAATCACGTCAATTTCGATATCCGGAATCCTTGAAAAAATTTCACAATAATGTTGAACGAGGATCttcaatttttcaaattttttccgGATCTGGTGGCGAAAGCAAGCGATTTTGTCATCCACTGTTTCAAGTTTCGCAACGAAGTCTCTTCTCAGTAGTCTTTGGAAAACTAGTCCCTACTCTGCTGTATAAGAGTTACGATATTATCTACTCGTATTTGTAAATAGaaattttcaacattttatctttaaatacaactataatctaatttaattttggatAATTAAGCATGTTGATACTAATTTCAAGGCAGGCATCAACGTTACAGGATGTTTATTGgtttgattttatgtttttttctcCCGTCCTTATGATATTTGGTGATGTTTTTTCGAACCCACTCCTTCCTCCCTTTCGAGCCTTACGTGATTAATGAACGAACCCttgctagtagtttccagcgattCAAATCGATTTTGTCGTTTCAGTCTGAGCTGCTCAAAGGCGTATAGtttagtatagtatagtatactTTAACTTGGGCAGCATAGGTTAGACGGCAGATTTCATCAAGCGTGTTCACGTCTTTCTAAGGTATATTTAGATTGCCTCGCAACAACCGGTgatcgctgccggtgttaaacttTAAGTACAGAGACTTCtctgaatatacatatatcaccATGATAAAATCTATCTCGTTTCTTCTCATATTGTCAGCAGTCAGGGTTATATTCATCATATTTCTCATAAAGCCCGGCCGGCGGTTGTTACGGATGCTTCGTTcgctatttttgtttttttttttaatttatggtgTATCAAATTATTTAGGCTTGGGCCGCTGAATCTAAAAATACGCCACTGTCTCCGGCCATGCATTCCGGGTTACTACACCCAGTGAATgctaaaaaatagtaaaaagtgaaaaaaattatagtaggatgaaacccattgtaataggaagagaatacaacgaaaatacggtcgaaaaaaaaataagggtAAAAAACGGTATATCTCGATTTCCAGCTAAACTAAAAGTCATATGGAAAAAAGTTAAATGGCaaagtgtaaataataaaaaatctacaacttttgttttcactttttcttcaaaattcatgtgaaaaattcaaaaaaccaagtttttggttttttatttttcttttgcaatttttttcacgaaatttggtaaaaacttacttttttatgtCCCCAAatacactgtaatttttttttttttgaaaaaatacgtatttattttttcaccttaTTTTGACCTCAATATCGAAAAATCACTCTAGTTTTCAATCGAAAATTCACGTCAAAATATCAGTTTTTCTAAAAAGTCGGTGGGTTTTATGTTCGTTGAAATCTCTACTTTCTaatggtgaaaaaaaaatatacatggcTATGGTAAATGTTCTCAGAAAATGCAAAGAAATGCTCAGAAAATTAATAgagaaaagaatatttaataagacATAAGACTAGGTACTAGGTACGGGAGGGTAGGCGGTACTGAGACGCGGTAACAACATAGTccatataaaaagttatttaaaaatatattttaaatgaatttagtGATGAAAAATCATACAAGTAACAATAAACTAGTGTATATGACTATATAGAGAAGACAAGGTGCTAAGTTAacgaataatacaaaaaaataacgtaaataaGTGAAGTGTAAGCAAACAACAatctacaaaatttttttttcaagtctaTACTCGCGAATCCAGGAACTTAAATTGAACTAGTGTTAATCTAAGAAGGTGCCGGAGtgcaaataaatgaaaaatcgcGAAGCTATCCCTTTTTTGGAAAAGCATAACCTTACATCTTAACAAGTGCAATTTTATAGTAACATAAACTGTGAAACAGCGTCATCTATTAGAAAAGAAGCACACTACTTTCGACTTACGCACAATAAGAAACAACAGTATCCAATTCTACTAGAGGGCGCAACGAGTACCAAAACAAAGCAGACACTATGGAGGAAATTATAATAGTCttacaaaatattcaaaaagaATTGAAAGTTCAAAAATTAGAAATTCAGAAAAGTGGCGAAAAGGTGACAGAACAAGTAACACTCAACATAACTAACAAATTAGAAGAGAAATTTACCATATTGGAAGAAAAACATCAAACCTTGAAAGAAAATGTTGAACAACAAGAAAAAAGAATCCAATTTATGGAAAAACAAGCAAGACAAAGAAACACAATTTTCTTCGGTATTGAAGAGAATGAGACATCCTACCATAATTTGGAGAACAATATATTCCAATTCATAAGGAAAAAATTGTCCTTAAAATTGGATTGTAGAGATATTCAGGAAATAAAGAGAGTGGGGAAAAAAGGTAAGAAACCACGACCAGTAATTGTAACTTTTTCTACCCTTGGTTCAAAGATCAGCATTCTCAAgcaaaaaagattattaaaagacacccaatattattttaacgaaGATTACCCTAAGTACATATTAGAAAAAAGGAAAGAACTACAGGAAGAAGCAAATAGAGAGCGCGAGAAAGGAAATAAAGTCACGATAAAATACGATAAACTTGTTATATTCAAATCAAACAACAAAAGAACACTGATTACTTCACCAGAGTCAGATTTCAATTCTCAAGCACTAGTAATTAATAGTACAACCAGACCcaacaagaaaaacaaaataaaacagtcAAACCCGTCTATACCCAGATCAAACAGTGTCTCAGAAGGAGTTCTAAAACCAAGCATTCTAAGCtacttaataaacaaataacgtCAACAAAGCGTACAAACAAACCAACGACAATACAACTATTAGCTTAGATTCATAGCAACCAATACCCCCCTCCCCTCCCTCAAAGATGCAATATTCAATCAATTTCAACTAAGCAATGTAAACCATCTTCCAATCCGGCTGGTCACCGTGGAAGATTAAGACCAAAACCCTCTAAAGAAGCCATCTCAAACCTCTTCTATAATAAGAAAAGAGACACAAACCCAAGAAATACTTAACGAAAAAGAAGAAAGATCAGCTCGTCATATAGTAACTTACAACGTCGGACCTTTATCAACTTATGAACGCTTAATTGGACTTAGCTCTTTAGAGGAGGACTTCACCCTCACTTTAAGAGGGGTTCATGCATgacaaacttttatattatatctagaTTTAAACAGTTTTCTAATATAAGTgaaatatgtgtaaataacataattattttttcttgtcttattcttttttcttaaactatgtacgtattttactttttgcatggaataaaaggcttttcatttcatttcaagactaggtaatataatttttttttaatttttactataaattatctatctatctatctatataattatcGGCACTGGTCTATAAATTTCTTTGTCTTTTTTCAATCATTcacgatgatttttttatcatttataactTGGATTTTTCCTGGCAGTGGTAAAAAGTAGCAGTTGATGGACGTGTAGGTACTACTACTAACATGTACGTTTTTACTCCGAAAGTTCCTAAAATTAAATCGTTTATACGAAATTGTCTAATTACAGTACAAAGCTTGATAATTCtgcgaaaatataattaatatctattactaaaataaagaccatttatgagaaattattgttaaagttAAATTATCTGAATATCGGGTTAAAAAGGATCCAGCATCATATTATGCAGTTCGCAGTACGACCTTTAATCGTATCATGCATCGCTTACattcgtttattaattttgaaaaaaaataataactataataatctACATTATCTGCTTCGATTTTAAAGTGTTAGTGTTATTCgttatcaaaatcagtgcacagagttaaaagttatgacgtaactcacataaaaaatataatcgaaaatagaacctcttcctttttttgaagtttgtgTACAATCGAGTATTGTGTCAGATTATGCTGTAACCTTCCTCATTAGTAGGAGTGGTGACCTGTGTCCAgcgtaataattatattggttGTGCGTATAAATAGAACGGATAAAATTGTGTgtcacaattatataaatttacattttttaagtgTGTAGTTCGTGTTATCGCTTCCGTGAGCTCGGCTGTGCCAGAATGTGATATAAATGAGTTTAATGGTATGTGAAATTGCGTCAAAAATTTCAGACTTTCGAATCACCATCGTTTGATGAAAAagaattgtttgtttttggtatgatatttgtatttgatagatatatatttatatatggtaTGATATTGAAGGATAAAACTGCAGTGTTATTGTGAAATACagattaatgtaattaattatatatcatacTCAAAACATAATTTGTCAATCGCAGAAAAAACCTTCTCCATTgtcttttatgatttttaattttaaacactgCTCTAAAACATTCATTCATAGCTTTATTACTAGTCGTTCAGTAGTTCGACTGAGGAAACTAAACAGACAAGATGGCAGTTAATGAGAGAGGAAGCGTGAATCAATTATGGGAATTGTATGATAAAAACCTGTCAGAAATATCGATAGTTAACTTAAGAACAAACATCTGGCAGGGTTTTATAAATAGCATTGACTTGTTTGCGCCTTGTCGACCGAGTGATAACGACATTTTCTGGATACTACAAGTACCTATTCATTCTAGAATTGTCTTTGCTTCAAGTCTACTTACATGTGTAATGAAACATTTGTCTATTATTAAGGTGTTGTCACattgttttctttaaaatttttaaattacgtcaTATCAAATTTAATGAGACGCTAGAGAGTAGGCGTTTGCTGGTTCGATGtccgcacatgacaaagatTTGTATTGGCATCCAGACTACGGCAAATATTTGTAGGGACAAATATTCGTCATAATATTCGGGCGTAGGCTGCACCGTCTCAACAGTCCTGTCCTCTGTCACTGGTGGACAGGGTTTCCCGGGCGGTGGCAGTCGTTCCTCTATTTCCGCAACGTCCGCCTTTTTTTTCACGCTGGAAAATGCctttacgcactgaccccgccgCCCTTAGCCGACAGGAGTGTGGGGCTCCTGACGTAGACAGAATGTgccagactacccactaaaaaccagcggtgccctcatcgTCCTAGTGGGACGTCACGGGATGGCGTTGGCATGCACCGCGACGCCCGGACGTATGGCCGCCTTCGCTTTTAGAGCGCTCacgggcaccgagagcgctctATAACATCAGGATGTTGGGGAGGACACGACGGTGACATCACCGCAGTATGGCCTAGGTAGATATAATCCTGAATAATTTTGAGAAGGGTACCACCGACCGATACCGGTCACTGTAAGACTTGTTTGTTAAACATTACTTTCATTTTATCCTAGTTCGTTCCGAGACCGAGACTCGTCGGGAGCCTTATTTAGGCCGCTCAGTATTTAGCTTTCCTCCAGTGTCTCTGCCAAGATATTGTGGGCGAAACGAAGGTGTGAGATGTATTCGGCTTTGACATCGATGCCTCGTCCCTTTTTAagccaaggtcttaaaaacatcttcTAGCGTAGTGGTATCGAGTCGACCAGTCGATATTACATCTCTGCAGAGAATCCAGGACAGCTTAGATCTCAACAGAGTAAAAGGGTTTCTCGTAGTCTATAAAAGCTATACatagcggctgattatattcttcagACTTTTGTAtgatctgccgaacagtatggacgtagtctacggtgctgtagccatttcgaaacagCCTGTTTCGGTGGTTGTAATTCGTAGAGTTTTGTGGCGAGACGATTTGTAATGATcatcgaaaacagcttatagatgtggctcagaagtgagatcggtctgtaattctctAAGAGAGACTTATCGCTTTTGAAGAACAGCACCATCACACCCCTAGACCACCCCTCCTGCATGCTACTCCGGTGAatgacggcgttaaagagtCTCACCAAGGCTTTTACGCCTAATGAAGCTTAGTcttaactccgtcatcccccgggacccttccgtttttaaactatccgAGCTCCGCACTAATCTCATGTACTTCGTTTTTCGGGATGTCTTCCGGAAAACTTcataacaaacatacaaaaatggTAGATATTGTCGATAACTTTTATGAATGAGATGACTTTCATGAAAGCGATCGCATTCTAATTTAATATCTACGTGGGAAtgtttacataataatactCATACATTTAGTCAATGTATCTGCATCGTGAATGAGGTTAACTAGCTGGTAATTTCTGGTAAAGATCTAGAACAACGTTGACGTTATCGAGAATTAAATACAGTAGCTGATATCTCGATAG
Proteins encoded:
- the LOC123659800 gene encoding uncharacterized protein LOC123659800 — encoded protein: MEEIIIVLQNIQKELKVQKLEIQKSGEKVTEQVTLNITNKLEEKFTILEEKHQTLKENVEQQEKRIQFMEKQARQRNTIFFGIEENETSYHNLENNIFQFIRKKLSLKLDCRDIQEIKRVGKKGKKPRPVIVTFSTLGSKISILKQKRLLKDTQYYFNEDYPKYILEKRKELQEEANREREKGNKVTIKYDKLVIFKSNNKRTLITSPESDFNSQALVINSTTRPNKKNKIKQSNPSIPRSNSVSEGVLKPSILSYLINK